The genomic region GTGGGAAGTCAGCAACCAGCGCATTCGTACCCCGGTGGTGGCGCTGACGGCGCACATTCTTTCGGAACACAAAGAGCGTGCGCGCCAGGCCGGGATGGACGGGCACATGGCCAAGCCGGTGGAGTTGTCGCAATTGCGCGAGCTGGTGGAGTACTGGGTGGCGCAGCGCCAACAGCGCCCTGAGCACGCACCTACCTGACCCAGGCATGGCGCAGATCAAAATGTGGGAGCGGCGGTGCGACTTGCTCGCGAAAGCGGTGTGTCAGCCAATACATGTTTGACTGATACACCGCTTTCGCGAGCAAGCCCGCTCCCACATTGGATTGTTGTCGCTTCACCGATAGCGCTCAGCCACAGGCCTGATAAACTCCCGCTCGCCCTCCTTCGCTGCGAGCTCCCACCATGCTCCATGTGCTATTCAGCGTTTACCTGAAGATGCTGGTGCTCTACAGCCCCTTCTTCGTGCTTTCCTGCTTTATCAGCCTGACTCGCGGTTACTCCAGCAAGGAGCGGCGGCGCCTGGCCTGGAAAGTGGCCCTCGCCACCCTGGTATCAAGCGTGTTGCTCTACCTGTTCGGCCGGGTGATTTTCAGTGTGTTCGGCATCACCGTCGACGCCTTCCGCATCGGCGCCGGCAGTGTGCTGTTCATCTCGGCCCTGGGCATGGCCCAAGGCAAGTCGGCGGTGCAGACCGATAACGTGCAGCAGGACGTGACCATCGTCCCGCTGACCATCCCCCTGACCGTCGGCCCCGGTACCATCGGTGCGCTGCTGGTGATGGGCGTCAGCCAGCCGCACTGGGACGATAAGATCACCGCCATCCTCAGCATCGCCCTGGCCAGCCTTACGGTGGGTGTGGTGCTGTACCTGTCCAACCGTATCGAACGCATTCTCGGTGACCAGGGCTTGCAGATTGTCAGCCGCTTGATGGGGTTGTTTGTGTGTGCACTGGCAGCGCAAATCATCTTCACCGGGGTACGCGGTTACCTGGTGCCGTAGGTCAAATCCTGTATTGGGCGATAGCCAGGCGGACCTTGTCCCCTGCGCTGTCGCGCATCAGTTGAATCGTGGCTTCGTTGACCACCGAACTGTTCAGCACCAGGCAGGTGCGGCCACTGAAGGCTTCAACGGACGCACTGTCCCACTCCAGAAACGGCATGCCCCACTGCTTGCTGACGCCGTGGGAACTGTAGGTCACCAGCACCATCGACACTTCCCCCGCCGTTTCCGAACAGGACGCCAAGCCGAAATCTCCGCCCTCATGGGTCGTGGTATTTCGTTTGAATAACTCAAATGAAGCCGGGAGTTGCTTCAAGGCTTCGATAGCCTCCCCCACCCGCTTGGGCAGTGCACTGATCAATGGCCCGGACAGGAACGTCGAGGCCACCGTGGCCGCCACCAGATTCAGCGCCGCCAACTGCACCGACAGCCCTTTGCGAGTGGTGTATACCCGCTCGAAACTGCTCCTGACCGGCATCCAGCCCAGGCTGCTCATCACCTTGATGAATTCGTTGTACCAGGCCTCTGTTCCCCGGGCGATCCGCAATACATCACTGACGTAGCTGCTCGCCAGCAAATAGCTTTTGCGGGTGTACTCCTTGTTGAGGCTCGTCATGCCTTCCACAAACGACATGACACTGTTGTTCACCACTGCCGCGTTCAGCTCATCATCACCTTCGAGCTTCACCGGCGCGCTCAACCCCGGCGACAAGCTGGACGCGCCCGGAAGCCGGTATGCGGCAATCAGCTTCCTCCTTTTTGCGCTGTTGATCCGTCTGTTATTTCGCTCCATAGCCATTTCTCCATAACCCCCAACATGGGGCTTAACGCCAACACTAGTCGAGTTGCCGGGGATTTTGAGGTGCTGGAAATCGAAGGCAGAACGCGCTGCGGTGCGCAGGAAAAATCACTGCTGGCGGCGACGGTGAGTAAACGTTGGGGATCAACCTGCGGTGCGAAAAGAGGCCGTATTTTTCTTCAACCAGAAGCGAAAGATAAGACTCGACCCGCTGCAAGAACCACCTGGCAAGCAGACCTTTCTTCCATCACCTGGCGACTCTTTCAAAGCGGCCCCATTGCGGGGCCACCTCTGTTCAGGACGCGGGTTTCTCGCCATACCAACGTGGCGTATACACCCATTCGCCGCCCCCGGCCCGTGGGAATACACAGGTGGTGGACGAACCGATCAGCACCATCGTGCGCATGTCCACCTGCTCCGGGGTCAGTTGCCCCAGGGTGGTGACTCGCAGGGTCTGGCCCGGCCGACCGATATCGCGGCCCAACACCACGGGCGTCTCGGCCGTGCGGTGCTGCGCGACGATCTCCAGGGCGCGCCCCAACTGCCAGGGCCGAGCACGGGAAATCGGGTTGTAGAACGCCAGCGCCAGGTCGGCCTGGGAAGCCAGGTCCAGGCGCTTCTCGATGATCGACCAGGGCTTGAGGTTGTCCGACAGCGACATCACGCAGAAGTCATGCCCCAGCGGCGCCCCCGCCTGCGCCGCCGTGGCGAGGGATGCCGACACACCCGGCAGGATTTCCAGGTCGACCTGATGCCAGGCCGGGTCGCTGGACTCGTGCAAGGCTTCGATCACCGCAGCGGCCATGGCGAATACGCCTGGGTCACCCGAAGACACCACCACCACCGAACGCCCCTGCGCCGCCAGCTCAAAGGCGTGACGGGCGCGCTGCATCTCTTCGCGGTTGTCGGTGCAATGCTGGATCTGGTCCGGGCGGAACGGCCCGGCCATGCGCACATAGGTTTCGTAACCCAGCACGTCGGTGCAGCGGGCCAGTTCAGCCTTTACCGCTGGCACCATCAGTTCGGCAGCGCCGGGGCCCAAACCGATGACCGCCAGGCGGCCACGGGGACGACCGACCTGGGACAGGTCCAGCGGTGCATCGGCCACCGTGATGGCGATGTCCGTTTGGGTCGCCAAACTGGCGAAGCGCAACGGTACCCCCAACTCGATTGAAGCTTCATGCAGCGACGAATCGGCCATCTCGGTTTCAGACGCCAGCAAACACGCCAGGGACTGCACGGCGAGCCCTGCATCCTGCAACGCTGCACGAATGCGTGCGGCCAGTTGCGGCCCCGACTGGCAAGTAACCAACACGTTTTTCGGATAAATCAGTAGTTCATTAGCGGCGGGCGTACGCTCGGCACTGCCGACGTGAATCGCCAGACGCGCCTGCTGGTTCTGGGGCAAGTTGGCCTGATCCAGCCATGGCGCCGCGCCTTCAATGCGCACCGATTCACCCGCCAGCAAATCGGAAACAAAGCGTTTGCCCAGTTCCAGATCCCCGAGCTGATAACCGCTGGGCGGGTTGAGCAGGCAGGTGCCGAAACGCAGTTCGCCACTGGTGGTGATCGCAGCGGCAACGCCCAAGGCGGCGGCGATTTCCCGCGCCATTACGTTCACACCCCCCAGGCCACCGAGCAGCGGCACCACCGCGCTGCCGTCTTCGGCGACTGCCAGCACGGCAGGCTCGACGCCCTTCTCCAGCAGCAGCGGCGCCAGGGTGCGGATCACAATTCCGGCGGCGCACAGGGCGATGATCGGCGTGCCCTGTTGATACAACTGGCGCACGCTGGCGCCGAATTCGTTATAGGACTGATCCGCACCTTCAACCCGTCCGGCCAGGCCGTGGATCAGTGCGTCGGGATACACCTGCTGGATAGCCCGGGCAGTGGCGAGACTGCCCTGCCCCAGAATGACAATCGCGGGAGCCGTCATCAGCCTTGCCACCTTTCACCAGGAACGATGATCAGCGAGAAATACGGCGAGGACGTTGGATCGACCTGGTCCAGAGCGACGATTTTCTGATTGGCCATGGTCGCGCGCTCGACATACAACGCCCGGCTCGCCAGCCCCAACTCTTCCAATACCTGACGCACCTTAGTGAAGTTGCGGCCCAGCTTCATGATCACCGCCGCGTCGGCATCCGCCAGGCGACGCTTGAGTTCGTCATGGGGCAATACGCCAGAGAGCACCGACAGGCTCTGGTTGCGATACACCAGCGGCGCACCCAGCACGGACGCGCCGCCGAGCATCGAGCACACACCCGGGATCACCTGAGTGTCGTAGCGCTCGCCCAGGCGGTCATGCAAATACATGTAGGAACCGTAGAAGAACGGGTCGCCTTCGCAGATCACCGCCACATCGCGCCCGGCATCCAGGTGTGCGGCAACGTCGACGCTGGCGGTGTCGTAGAAATCGCTGATCACTTGCTCGTAGGACAGCGGCGCGGGCAGCACTTCAGTGGTCACCGGGTACACCAGCGGCATCAGGGTTTGCTGGGGCACCAAATGGTCTTCGATGATGCCGAAGGCATTGCCCTTCTTGCCCTTGGCCACAAAGTACGCCACCACCGGCGACTCGCGCAGCAGGCGCAGGGCTTTCAGGGTAATCAGTTCCGGGTCACCGGGGCCTACGCCCAGGCCAATCAAACGTCCGCGTGCCGGCATTATTCGACCTCCGTGGCCAAGGCGTTGACCGCGGCGGCGGCCATCGCACTGCCGCCCAAGCGGCCCTGCATGATCACGAACGGTACGCCGCGGCTGTCTGCCGCCAGCATCGCCTTGGATTCGGCGGCGCCGACAAAGCCCACCGGAAAACCGAGAATCAGCGCGGGCTTTGGCGCGCCGGCGTCGAGCATTTCCAACAGGTAGAACAGCGCTGTCGGCGCATTGCCGATTACCACCACGCTACCTTCCAGGTGCGGGCGCCACAGTTCCAGGGCGGCGGCGGAACGGGTGTTGCCCAGCTCGCGGGCCAACGCCGGCACGCTGTCATCGCGCAGGGTGCAGATCACCTGATTGTTGGCCGGCAGGCGCGTCCGGGTCACGCCTTCGGAAACCATCCGCGCATCACACAGGATCGGCGCGCCGGCGGCCAGGGCTTCGCGCCCGGCCTTGCCGGCACCTTCGGAAAATTGCAGGCCGTCGATCGCGTCGACCATGCCGCAGGCATGAATCACCCGCACGGCGAGTTTTTCCAGGTCGGCAGGAATGCGATCCAGCTTGGCTTCTGCGCGAATGATCGCGAAGGAGTTGCGATAGATCTCCTGACCGTCGCGGATGTAATCAATCATCGGTGTTGCTCCGTGGGTGGGCGCGCAACAAGGCGCCCGCCGCTTCAATAGAAAGAGTGCGCGCGTGCAGGCGGCCGAAACCGGGCTGGCCTGCGTCGCGGAAATAGAGGTCGTAGTGGCCGGGGCTTACCGCCAGCAAGGTGACGGGCGCGGTGTGTGCGGCGGCGCAGGAACGTGGGCAGCCGGACAGGTGCACGCTGTGGCCGGGCACGAGCGTTGCCAATT from Pseudomonas yamanorum harbors:
- a CDS encoding MarC family protein; its protein translation is MLHVLFSVYLKMLVLYSPFFVLSCFISLTRGYSSKERRRLAWKVALATLVSSVLLYLFGRVIFSVFGITVDAFRIGAGSVLFISALGMAQGKSAVQTDNVQQDVTIVPLTIPLTVGPGTIGALLVMGVSQPHWDDKITAILSIALASLTVGVVLYLSNRIERILGDQGLQIVSRLMGLFVCALAAQIIFTGVRGYLVP
- the cobJ gene encoding precorrin-3B C(17)-methyltransferase → MTAPAIVILGQGSLATARAIQQVYPDALIHGLAGRVEGADQSYNEFGASVRQLYQQGTPIIALCAAGIVIRTLAPLLLEKGVEPAVLAVAEDGSAVVPLLGGLGGVNVMAREIAAALGVAAAITTSGELRFGTCLLNPPSGYQLGDLELGKRFVSDLLAGESVRIEGAAPWLDQANLPQNQQARLAIHVGSAERTPAANELLIYPKNVLVTCQSGPQLAARIRAALQDAGLAVQSLACLLASETEMADSSLHEASIELGVPLRFASLATQTDIAITVADAPLDLSQVGRPRGRLAVIGLGPGAAELMVPAVKAELARCTDVLGYETYVRMAGPFRPDQIQHCTDNREEMQRARHAFELAAQGRSVVVVSSGDPGVFAMAAAVIEALHESSDPAWHQVDLEILPGVSASLATAAQAGAPLGHDFCVMSLSDNLKPWSIIEKRLDLASQADLALAFYNPISRARPWQLGRALEIVAQHRTAETPVVLGRDIGRPGQTLRVTTLGQLTPEQVDMRTMVLIGSSTTCVFPRAGGGEWVYTPRWYGEKPAS
- a CDS encoding precorrin-2 C(20)-methyltransferase — its product is MPARGRLIGLGVGPGDPELITLKALRLLRESPVVAYFVAKGKKGNAFGIIEDHLVPQQTLMPLVYPVTTEVLPAPLSYEQVISDFYDTASVDVAAHLDAGRDVAVICEGDPFFYGSYMYLHDRLGERYDTQVIPGVCSMLGGASVLGAPLVYRNQSLSVLSGVLPHDELKRRLADADAAVIMKLGRNFTKVRQVLEELGLASRALYVERATMANQKIVALDQVDPTSSPYFSLIIVPGERWQG
- a CDS encoding precorrin-8X methylmutase yields the protein MIDYIRDGQEIYRNSFAIIRAEAKLDRIPADLEKLAVRVIHACGMVDAIDGLQFSEGAGKAGREALAAGAPILCDARMVSEGVTRTRLPANNQVICTLRDDSVPALARELGNTRSAAALELWRPHLEGSVVVIGNAPTALFYLLEMLDAGAPKPALILGFPVGFVGAAESKAMLAADSRGVPFVIMQGRLGGSAMAAAAVNALATEVE